One Myxococcales bacterium genomic window carries:
- a CDS encoding response regulator transcription factor yields the protein MARILVVEDDEHIADGLRFNLELEDHVVTLADDGQKAVNLLTDENPGFDLVILDLMLPRMSGFEVARRARASGNFVAILMLTAKDSPEDVVRGLEEGADDYLTKPFHLDELLARIKVLLRRRRWDGVEGEGEGPRSLSFGEVTLHFDRFLLETPTGEIELTTREMGLLRALIESDGEVMTRGQLLEDVWGLRPETRTRVIDSFIVRLRRYIEKDPAKPVHIVSVRGRGYRFVS from the coding sequence TTGGCCAGAATTCTCGTAGTCGAAGACGACGAGCACATCGCAGACGGGTTGCGATTCAATCTCGAGCTCGAAGACCACGTGGTCACCCTGGCCGACGACGGTCAGAAAGCAGTGAATCTGCTCACCGACGAAAACCCCGGGTTCGATCTGGTGATCCTCGACCTCATGTTGCCGCGCATGAGTGGTTTTGAAGTCGCGCGCCGGGCCCGCGCATCGGGAAATTTTGTCGCCATTCTGATGCTGACCGCCAAGGATTCGCCCGAGGATGTCGTGCGCGGTCTCGAAGAGGGCGCCGACGACTACCTCACGAAACCGTTTCACCTCGATGAATTGCTCGCGCGGATCAAGGTGCTGCTGCGCCGAAGGCGCTGGGACGGTGTGGAAGGAGAGGGAGAGGGGCCGCGTAGCCTCAGTTTTGGCGAGGTTACTTTGCACTTCGATCGTTTTTTGCTCGAAACTCCGACGGGTGAGATTGAATTGACGACGCGAGAAATGGGTCTGTTGCGGGCTCTGATCGAGAGCGATGGTGAAGTGATGACCCGTGGCCAGCTATTGGAAGACGTGTGGGGGCTTCGGCCGGAAACCCGCACCCGAGTCATCGACAGCTTTATTGTGCGCTTGCGACGCTATATCGAGAAGGACCCCGCTAAGCCCGTGCACATCGTCTCCGTTCGCGGGCGGGGCTATCGCTTCGTGTCTTGA